In the Pseudonocardia cypriaca genome, one interval contains:
- a CDS encoding RNA polymerase sigma factor: MTMPSSAAATTDNDELLRSAASGDERAWTEIVGRYRGLVSAVVRSYRLQDADAHDAEQRTWLRLVEHRNAVREPERLGGWLATTASRECLRIMRESRAVVTDELDAMPDADRTVEEQVVDADTVSRLWTIVAALPPRGRAIMMELFAEEPRPYAEVAQSTGIPIGSLGPSRARLINRVRRSFDTGAVVGV; the protein is encoded by the coding sequence ATGACCATGCCGTCCTCCGCCGCCGCCACCACCGACAACGACGAGCTGCTGCGCTCGGCGGCGTCGGGGGACGAGCGGGCCTGGACCGAGATCGTCGGGCGCTACCGCGGTCTCGTGAGCGCCGTCGTCCGCTCCTACCGGCTGCAGGACGCCGACGCGCACGACGCCGAGCAGCGCACCTGGCTGCGGCTGGTGGAACACCGGAACGCGGTGCGCGAGCCGGAGCGGCTGGGCGGCTGGCTGGCCACCACCGCGTCCCGCGAGTGCCTGCGGATCATGCGGGAGAGCCGCGCCGTCGTGACCGACGAGCTCGACGCGATGCCCGATGCGGACCGCACGGTGGAGGAGCAGGTGGTGGACGCCGACACGGTGTCGCGGCTCTGGACGATCGTCGCGGCGCTCCCGCCACGCGGTCGCGCCATCATGATGGAGCTCTTCGCCGAGGAACCGCGCCCCTACGCGGAGGTCGCGCAGTCCACCGGGATCCCGATCGGCAGCCTCGGACCCAGTCGCGCCCGGTTGATCAACCGCGTCCGCCGCTCCTTCGACACCGGCGCGGTGGTGGGGGTCTGA
- a CDS encoding HNH endonuclease signature motif containing protein, which yields MSVIPLPTPLHTMALPDLESELLGLAGHLAAAQCRFLQLLAEFDHRNGWTGDGIRSCAHWLSWRAGMSLRTAVEHLRVAHALRNLPQITEAFAAGRVSYSKVRAITRITGSDTATLTRIAAAASDLHHTSVTDPATAEQVLLNIALHGTASHVERVVRAVRRRHTPPEDLAARRSLTWHWDEDGSLILRARLTPDAGAALIATIDALVPTRTPSSQPVPAPAEDLDQRAREHEPGPAVDRVAARRADALLALVSSSSKQESEPVVTRGPAQVIVHLDASTGAARLQGGPEVPASTAERLACDARVQVLLNDRTGNRMYLGRSRRLATPAQIAALTVRDGEGCQFPGCTHTRHLHAHHIQHWLHGGRTDVDNLLLVCSFHHTLIHDHSYRIRRLTGRWEFLRPNGTAIPTQTTPLTGNTEDLIEMNTRARLRINRTTLTPNWYGERLDLEPILDALLPHWIKTAA from the coding sequence GTGTCGGTCATCCCGCTCCCCACCCCACTGCACACCATGGCACTCCCCGACCTGGAATCAGAACTACTCGGGCTGGCCGGACACCTCGCCGCCGCACAATGCCGCTTCCTGCAACTGCTGGCCGAGTTCGACCACCGCAACGGCTGGACCGGCGACGGCATCCGCTCCTGCGCCCACTGGCTGTCCTGGCGAGCCGGCATGAGCCTGCGCACCGCCGTCGAACACCTGCGCGTGGCCCACGCCCTGCGGAACCTGCCGCAAATCACCGAGGCCTTCGCCGCCGGCCGGGTGTCCTACTCGAAGGTCCGGGCGATCACCCGGATCACCGGCTCCGACACCGCGACCCTGACCCGGATCGCCGCCGCGGCCTCGGATCTGCACCACACCTCCGTCACCGACCCGGCCACCGCCGAACAAGTACTGCTCAACATCGCCCTGCACGGCACCGCCAGCCACGTGGAGAGGGTCGTGCGGGCGGTGCGACGCCGCCACACCCCACCCGAAGACCTCGCCGCCCGCCGATCCCTGACCTGGCACTGGGACGAGGACGGCTCACTGATCCTGCGCGCCCGGTTGACCCCGGATGCCGGGGCGGCGCTCATCGCCACGATCGACGCCCTGGTCCCGACCCGCACCCCGAGCAGCCAGCCGGTCCCGGCCCCAGCGGAGGACCTCGATCAGCGCGCCCGAGAGCACGAACCCGGCCCAGCCGTCGATCGGGTCGCCGCCCGCCGCGCCGACGCCCTCCTCGCCCTGGTCAGCAGCTCCTCGAAGCAGGAGTCCGAGCCGGTGGTGACGCGCGGACCGGCGCAGGTGATCGTGCACCTCGACGCCAGCACCGGCGCAGCACGCCTGCAGGGCGGCCCGGAGGTGCCCGCCTCCACCGCGGAACGCCTCGCCTGCGATGCCCGCGTGCAGGTCCTGCTGAACGACCGCACGGGCAACCGGATGTATCTGGGCCGCTCCCGGCGCCTGGCCACCCCAGCCCAGATCGCCGCGCTCACCGTTCGGGACGGCGAGGGATGCCAGTTCCCCGGCTGCACCCACACCCGCCACCTGCACGCCCACCACATCCAGCACTGGCTGCACGGCGGCCGCACCGATGTCGACAACCTGCTCCTGGTGTGCTCCTTCCACCACACCCTGATCCACGACCACAGCTATCGGATCCGGCGGTTGACCGGGCGGTGGGAGTTCCTACGCCCAAACGGCACCGCCATACCCACGCAGACCACACCGCTGACCGGCAACACCGAAGACCTGATCGAAATGAACACCCGAGCCCGACTACGCATCAACCGCACCACGCTCACCCCGAACTGGTACGGCGAGCGCCTCGACCTCGAACCGATCCTCGACGCGCTGCTGCCGCACTGGATCAAGACCGCAGCCTGA
- a CDS encoding ABC transporter ATP-binding protein: protein MNVAPTRMLPVATLARTRGALGELVRPHRLLLAATVGTLVAASVAMLVVPPLLGRIVDAVIARGAAGLVDGLALGILAALVARAAFSALGSVLVAHLGEQVLAALRERVVRRALDVPLADVERAGTGDLLQRVGGDISVISEGVRRAIPTVVISLLDVGLTLVGLTVLDWRLALAGLTPLPIWVAISRWYVRRSGPLYAAERRAESERTQSLLAGVGGAATVRAFRRRAAQLGRIDGHSRAAVDASLRASDAERKFGLVMNGAELLGVLAILVTGFWLVRADTVTVGAATAAALYFLRLFDPIGIMLYLLDEAQSAGAALARLVGVADMPAPATPARPRTPRHSGVRLTGIRHAYDSGPEVLHGVDLEVAPGERVAVVGASGAGKTTLGAVLAGVHTPTAGSVEIGDVPLGEIADLRRHVALVTQEVHVFAGTVADNLRMARPGATDEELAAALATVEAPMQLTDVVGDGGDELSATRAQQLALARLVLAEPAVAVLDEATAEAGSAGARTLERAAAAALAGRTAVVIAHRLTQAATADRVVVLDKGRIVESGPHDELVAAGGSYAALWAAWAAPRTP, encoded by the coding sequence GTGAACGTCGCTCCCACGAGGATGCTGCCCGTCGCGACGCTCGCCCGCACCAGGGGCGCGCTCGGCGAGCTCGTCCGCCCGCACCGGCTGCTGCTCGCCGCCACCGTGGGCACGCTGGTCGCGGCGTCGGTCGCGATGCTCGTGGTGCCGCCGCTCCTCGGCCGGATCGTCGACGCCGTCATCGCCCGCGGCGCCGCGGGCCTGGTCGACGGCCTCGCGCTCGGCATCCTCGCCGCCCTCGTGGCGCGCGCGGCGTTCTCGGCGCTCGGCTCGGTCCTGGTGGCACACCTGGGTGAGCAGGTGCTCGCCGCGCTGCGCGAGCGCGTGGTGCGCCGCGCCCTCGACGTGCCGCTGGCCGACGTCGAGCGCGCCGGCACCGGCGACCTGCTGCAACGGGTCGGCGGCGACATCTCCGTCATCTCCGAGGGCGTCCGCCGGGCGATCCCCACCGTCGTGATCTCGCTGCTCGACGTGGGGCTCACGCTCGTCGGGCTCACCGTGCTCGACTGGCGCCTCGCGCTCGCCGGGCTCACGCCGCTGCCGATCTGGGTGGCGATCTCCCGCTGGTACGTGCGCAGGTCCGGCCCGCTCTACGCGGCGGAGCGGCGCGCCGAGAGCGAGCGCACCCAGTCGCTGCTGGCGGGGGTCGGCGGCGCGGCCACCGTCCGCGCCTTCCGGCGGCGCGCGGCCCAGCTCGGCCGCATCGACGGGCACTCCCGAGCGGCGGTCGACGCGTCGCTGCGCGCGTCCGACGCCGAGCGCAAGTTCGGCCTCGTGATGAACGGCGCGGAGCTGCTCGGCGTGCTGGCCATCCTCGTCACCGGCTTCTGGCTGGTGCGGGCCGACACCGTCACGGTCGGTGCCGCCACGGCCGCCGCGCTGTACTTCCTTCGGCTGTTCGACCCGATCGGGATCATGCTCTACCTGCTCGACGAGGCGCAGTCGGCGGGCGCCGCGCTGGCCCGGCTGGTCGGGGTGGCCGACATGCCGGCGCCGGCCACCCCGGCCCGGCCGCGCACCCCACGCCACTCCGGCGTGCGGCTCACCGGGATCCGGCACGCCTACGACAGCGGCCCCGAGGTGCTGCACGGCGTGGACCTCGAGGTGGCACCCGGGGAGCGGGTGGCCGTCGTCGGCGCGAGCGGTGCCGGCAAGACCACGCTCGGCGCCGTCCTCGCCGGGGTGCACACCCCCACCGCGGGCAGCGTCGAGATCGGTGACGTGCCGCTCGGCGAGATCGCGGACCTGCGCCGCCACGTCGCGCTCGTCACGCAGGAGGTGCACGTCTTCGCCGGCACGGTTGCCGACAACCTGCGGATGGCGCGTCCCGGCGCCACCGACGAGGAGCTCGCGGCCGCACTGGCGACCGTCGAGGCGCCGATGCAGCTCACCGACGTCGTGGGCGATGGCGGTGACGAGCTGTCGGCCACCCGCGCCCAGCAGCTCGCCCTTGCCCGGCTGGTGCTCGCAGAACCCGCCGTCGCCGTGCTCGACGAGGCCACCGCCGAGGCCGGCAGCGCCGGTGCCCGCACGCTCGAACGCGCCGCAGCTGCCGCGCTCGCCGGGCGCACCGCCGTGGTCATCGCCCACCGCCTCACGCAGGCGGCGACGGCCGACCGCGTGGTGGTGCTGGACAAGGGCCGGATCGTCGAGTCCGGGCCGCACGACGAGCTGGTGGCCGCGGGCGGCAGCTACGCCGCGCTCTGGGCCGCCTGGGCCGCCCCTCGCACCCCCTGA
- a CDS encoding DUF5995 family protein: protein MLVASESGAVDTGDPDRPGGVVDAVAGLQQGADAGVRGHGAGPVGRLLTAVAAPDDAAGQLDAEFRTALVAELARRYLRAVRGHARGSGAPRVWQVLLSRWEGGTGDPARTALAGAHALVCFDLPPAVVSACTLLGRSPGSVEQAVVQAITTQIARLANEAAATDTRSDDDASGLALLLSRSECWRQAEHLWTLRGRPSEAEKERAALDWRAALVARALLGSP, encoded by the coding sequence GTGTTGGTGGCGAGCGAGTCGGGGGCGGTCGACACGGGAGATCCGGACCGCCCTGGCGGCGTCGTCGATGCCGTGGCGGGGCTGCAGCAAGGCGCCGACGCGGGCGTGCGCGGCCACGGCGCCGGCCCGGTGGGCAGGCTGCTGACCGCCGTCGCGGCACCGGACGATGCGGCGGGGCAGCTGGACGCCGAGTTCCGGACGGCACTGGTTGCCGAGCTGGCGCGGCGCTACCTGCGAGCCGTCCGCGGGCATGCGAGGGGGAGCGGGGCGCCGCGGGTCTGGCAGGTCCTGCTGAGCCGCTGGGAGGGCGGCACGGGCGACCCGGCCAGAACCGCGCTCGCCGGCGCACACGCGCTCGTCTGCTTCGACCTCCCACCGGCCGTCGTGAGCGCATGCACGTTGCTCGGCCGGAGCCCCGGTTCCGTCGAGCAGGCGGTGGTGCAGGCGATCACCACGCAGATCGCCCGGCTGGCCAACGAGGCCGCTGCCACCGACACCCGCTCCGACGACGACGCCAGCGGCCTCGCGCTGCTGCTGTCCCGCAGCGAGTGCTGGCGCCAGGCCGAACACTTGTGGACGCTGCGCGGTCGGCCGTCGGAGGCGGAGAAGGAGCGCGCCGCCCTGGACTGGCGCGCGGCGCTCGTGGCACGGGCCCTGCTGGGAAGCCCGTGA